One genomic region from Rosa rugosa chromosome 1, drRosRugo1.1, whole genome shotgun sequence encodes:
- the LOC133726366 gene encoding cystathionine gamma-synthase 1, chloroplastic, whose protein sequence is MAVYTCPRVFTSSSSSYCCRHHPDLATRRAAADKPGPRPRFAAGRVDATAPFHGLSSLILRFPPNFVRQLSTKARRNCSNIGVAQIVAASWSNKDSDLSAVPAASAVDAAATAADLVVPPQIGAEDDLAATAAIAASSAAVDDAAVFGNGVQFGGLPDLKDASFLSSDGSIAIHAGERLGRGIVTDAITTPVVNTSAYFFKKTADLLDFKEKRATSFEYGRYGNPTTVVLEEKISALEGAESTLMLASGMCASTVLLMALVPAGGHIVTTTDCYRKTRIFIETILPKMGITATIIDPADVGALETALDENKVSLFFTESPTNPFLRCVDIQLVSDLCHRKGALVCIDGTFATPINQKALALGADLVVHSATKYLAGHNDVLAGCISGSMKLVSEIRILHHILGGALNPNAAYLIIRGMKTLHIRVQQQNSTALGMAKILEAHPKVAHVYYPGLPNHPEHELAKRQMTGFGGVVSFEIDGDLKRTIKFIDALKIPYIAPSFGGCESIVDQPAIMSYWDLSQSDRLKYGIKDNLVRFSFGLEDFKDLKDDILQALEKI, encoded by the exons ATGGCCGTGTACACGTGTCCTAGGGTTTtcacctcctcttcctcctcctactGCTGCCGCCACCATCCCGACCTCGCCACCCGCCGCGCCGCTGCTGACAAGCCCGGCCCCCGCCCCCGCTTCGCCGCCGGAAGGGTCGACGCTACGGCGCCGTTTCACGGCCTGTCGTCTCTCATTCTCCGATTCCCGCCCAACTTCGTCCGCCAGCTCAGCACCAAGGCCCGCCGCAACTGCAGCAACATCGGCGTCGCGCAGATCGTCGCGGCTTCGTGGTCGAACAAAGACTCCGACCTTTCGGCGGTGCCGGCGGCTAGTGCCGTCGATGCCGCCGCCACTGCCGCCGATCTGGTCGTCCCGCCCCAGATCGGGGCCGAGGACGACCTGGCGGCTACTGCCGCCATTGCCGCTTCCTCCGCCGCCGTGGATGACGCGGCGGTGTTTGGAAATGGTGTACAGTTTGGAGGCTTGCCCGATTTGAAGGACGCCTCGTTTTTGAGCTCCGATGGGAGCATCGCAATTCATGCTG GTGAAAGATTGGGTCGTGGTATAGTAACTGATGCAATTACAACCCCTGTGGTTAATACTTCTGCTTACTTCTTTAAGAAAACTGCTGACCTCCTTGATTTCAAG GAGAAACGCGCGACAAGTTTTGAATACGGGCGCTATGGAAACCCAACAACAGTGGTTCTTGAGGAGAAGATCAG TGCTCTTGAAGGAGCGGAATCAACACTGATGCTGGCATCTGGAATGTGTGCTAGCACAGTCTTGTTGATGGCATTGGTTCCAGCTGGTGGGCATATTGTGACAACAACAGATTGCTACAGGAAGACTCGGATATTCATTGAGACCATCCTTCCCAAAATGGGGATCACG GCCACAATTATCGACCCTGCTGATGTGGGAGCACTGGAAACTGCATTGGATGAGAATAAA GTTTCTCTTTTCTTCACAGAGTCTCCTACAAACCCTTTCCTCAGGTGTGTGGACATTCAGTTGGTTTCAGATCTTTGCCATAGAAAAGGGGCATTAGTCTGTATTGATGGCACTTTTGCCACACCTATCAATCAGAAGGCCCTTGCCCTTGGGGCTGATCTTGTTGTGCACTCTGCAACGAAATATCTTGCTGGTCACAATGAT GTCCTCGCTGGTTGTATTAGCGGTTCAATGAAATTGGTTTCTGAAATTCGTATATTGCATCATATTTTGGGTGGTGCTCTTAACCCG AATGCTGCATACCTGATCATTCGAGGCATGAAGACTCTGCATATTCGTGTACAGCAACAGAATTCTACAGCATTGGGGATGGCCAAAATTTTAGAGGCACATCCTAAg GTGGCGCATGTCTATTACCCTGGCCTGCCAAATCATCCTGAACATGAGCTTGCCAAGAGGCAGATGACTGGTTTCGGTGGTGTTGTCAGTTTTGAG ATTGATGGAGACTTAAAGAGAACGATTAAGTTCATTGATGCCCTGAAAATCCCATATATTGCCCCCTCCTTTGGTGGTTGTGAGAGCATTGTGGATCAGCCAGCCATAATGTCTTATTG GGATCTCAGTCAGTCAGATAGGCTCAAGTACGGAATCAAGGATAACCTGGTCCGTTTCAGCTTCGGTCTCGAAGACTTCAAAGATCTTAAGGATGATATTCTGCAGGCCCTGGAGAAAATATAG